Proteins co-encoded in one Leptospira dzoumogneensis genomic window:
- the batC gene encoding TPR repeat-containing protein BatC, producing MVRLSKKAAPVLLLLFSLWGRDIYSFELDPGGNRIKEGRNSYEQGDYKNSLERYKEADPYFPEDPRLEFNRGDCEYKSGNLDKAIRHFEKSADSKDSELRAQSHFNLGNSYLKLGDRKKAAEHYLRSLKENPNLESAKKNLEWLRKLPPPEGKDGSENKESTSEEKEDKSSSSKQGSKGKEKAEKQSKSGAGKDQKDKNKSKMEDELDRIMESMDLDSVKRRSPGSRNKEVFW from the coding sequence TTGGTAAGACTATCTAAAAAAGCCGCTCCTGTTCTTTTACTTCTCTTTTCACTTTGGGGAAGAGATATTTATTCCTTCGAGTTAGATCCGGGAGGGAATCGGATCAAAGAAGGCAGGAATTCCTACGAACAAGGTGATTATAAAAATTCTTTGGAAAGATACAAGGAAGCGGACCCGTACTTTCCGGAAGATCCTAGATTGGAATTCAATCGGGGGGATTGTGAATACAAGTCCGGGAATCTGGACAAGGCGATCCGTCATTTCGAAAAGTCCGCGGATTCAAAGGATTCGGAACTCAGGGCACAATCCCATTTTAATTTAGGAAATTCTTATTTAAAATTAGGAGATCGCAAAAAAGCGGCGGAACATTATCTTAGATCTCTAAAAGAAAATCCTAATTTAGAATCGGCTAAAAAGAACTTGGAATGGCTGCGTAAACTTCCTCCTCCGGAAGGAAAAGATGGCTCGGAAAATAAAGAGAGTACGTCCGAGGAAAAAGAAGACAAGTCTTCCTCTTCTAAACAAGGTTCCAAAGGAAAGGAGAAGGCGGAGAAACAATCCAAGTCCGGAGCAGGAAAGGACCAGAAGGATAAAAACAAATCCAAGATGGAAGACGAATTGGATCGGATCATGGAATCCATGGATCTGGATTCAGTAAAAAGAAGAAGTCCAGGCTCTCGGAACAAAGAGGTGTTCTGGTGA